The Morganella morganii sequence TATAAATAAAGGGTATATCACCCCGGTAAATAACGAAATCAGTGCTGCGAAGACAGCAATCTGAGCAAACACAATACACGGAGTCACCATGGCGAATTATTTTAATACACTGAATTTGCGCCAGCAGCTGGCGCAGTTAGGCAAATGCCGGTTTATGGCACGCGAAGAATTTGCGGACGAGGCTGGGTATCTCAAAGGCAAAAAAGTGGTGATTGTCGGCTGTGGTGCACAGGGGCTGAACCAGGGACTGAACATGCGCGATTCCGGGCTGGATATCGCCTATGCACTGCGTCAGGAAGCGATCGATGAGAAGCGCACCTCATGGCGCCGCGCCACCGAAAACGGTTTTACCGTCGGCACGTATGAAGAACTGATCCCGCAGGCTGACCTGGTGGTTAACCTGACACCTGACAAACAGCATTCTGCGGTGGTTAAGGCGGTTCAGCCGCTGATGAAATCCGGCGCAGCGCTGGGTTACTCACACGGCTTCAATATTGTTGAAGTCGGCGAAACCATCCGCCCTGATATCACGGTTGTGATGGTGGCACCGAAATGCCCGGGTACAGAAGTGCGTGAAGAGTACAAGCGTGGCTTTGGTGTTCCGACACTGATTGCAGTCCATCCGGAAAATGATGCCAAAGGTGAAGGTCTGGCGATTGCCAAAGCCTGGGCTGCGGCAACCGGCGGTCACCGTGCGGGTGTTCTGGAATCATCCTTTGTTGCAGAAGTTAAATCTGACCTGATGGGCGAGCAGACTATCCTCTGCGGTATGCTGCAGGCCGGTTCTCTGCTCTGTTATGACAAAATGGTTGCTGACGGCGCGGATCCTGCGTATGCAGGTAAGCTGATCCAGTACGGCTGGGAAACCATTACAGAAGCGCTGAAACAGGGCGGAATCACACTGATGATGGACAGATTGTCCAACCCGGCAAAAGTCCGTGCTTATCAGCTGTCTGAAACCCTGAAAGCACAGATGAAGACTCTGTTTGAAAAACATATGGATGACATCATTTCCGGCCATTTCTCCTCAACGATGATGGCGGACTGGGCGAATGATGATAAAAATCTGCTGACCTGGCGTGAAGAGACCGGCAAGACGGCATTTGAAAACTATCCGGATTCTGAGCAGAAAATCAGTGAGCAGGAATATTTTGACCACGGTGTTGTCATGGTCGCAATGGTGAAAGCCGGTGTTGAGCTGGCATTTGAAACCATGATTGACGCGGGGATCATTGCGGAATCTGCCTATTATGAATCACTGCATGAACTGCCGCTGATTGCCAACACCATTGCCCGTAAGCGTCTGTATGAAATGAACGTGGTTATCTCCGATACCGCAGAATACGGCAATTACCTGTTCTCCTTTGCAGCAGTGCCGTTACTGAAAGACTTTATGGCATCACTGCAGCCGGGTGACCTGGGTAAATCCGGCGCGGACCACGGTACGGATAACGCGCAGCTGCGTGATATCAATGAAGCAATTCGTCAGCATCCGATTGAAACTGTGGGTAAAACCCTGCGCGGCTATATGACGGATATGAAACGTATCGCGGTCGGCGGCTGATAACAAAATTGTTTAATGATGAAATGAGACGGCACCTGCGGGTGCCGTTTTCCGTTTTAATGAGCGGCGTCCGGTTACACTTCTGCTGTACCTTTCTGCTACAATTCCCTCCTGTTCCAGTATTGAGTCGAGTTAACAGCGCGTATGAAATTAAATCCCGGTCAGCAGCAGGCCGTTGAGTATGTTCAGGGCCCGTGCCTTGTGCTTGCGGGGGCCGGTTCCGGCAAAACCCGTGTGATCACCAATAAAATTGCGCATCTGATCCGCAATACCGGCTATCAGCCGCGCCAGATCGCGGCGGTGACCTTTACCAACAAAGCCGCGCGGGAAATGAAAGAGCGTGTTGCACAAACCCTGGGGCGCAAAGAGGCCAAAGGGCTGATGATTTCCACATTCCATACCCTGGGGCTGGAGATTATCAAGCGGGAATATAAAGCGCTGGGGATGAAAAGTAATTTCTCCCTGTTCGACGATCAGGATCAGCTCGCGCTGCTTAAAGAGCTGACGTTTGATCATCTGGAAGAAGATAAAGAGTTACTGCAACAACTGGTCAGCCAGATCTCAAACTGGAAGAATGCCCTGCTGACGCCGGAACAGGCAAAAGGACTGGCGCGATCAGAGCGCGAACATACGTTTGCTGAGTGTTACCGCCGCTACGAACTGCATCTGAACAGTTGTAATGTGCTTGATTTTGATGACCTTATCACCAAACCGACACTGCTGTTTGCCCGTGATGAACAGGCGCGGGAGCGCTGGCAGCAGCGTATCCGTTATCTGCTGGTGGATGAGTATCAGGATACCAACACCAGTCAGTATCAGCTGGTGAAATTGCTGGTCGGTAAACGCGCGTATTTTACGGTCGTGGGTGATGATGATCAGTCAATTTATTCATGGCGCGGCGCACAGCCGAAAAACCTGGTGCAGCTGAGCAAAGATTTTCCGGAGTTGCGGGTGATCAAGCTGGAGCAGAATTACCGCTCGTCCGGCTGTATTCTGAATGCAGCGAATATCCTGATCGCTAATAACCCGCATGTGTTTGAAAAACAGCTTTTTTCAAATCTCGGTTATGGTGATCCGATGAAAGTGATCACCGCGAATAATGAAGATCATGAAGCAGAGCGGGTGGTCGGGGAGCTGATCGCCCATCACTTTATCAATAAGACCGATTATAAAGATTACGCGATCTTATACCGTGGCAACCATCAGTCGCGGATCTTTGAAAAAATGCTGATGCAAAACCGGATCCCGTACCGGATCTCCGGCGGAACCTCTTTCTTTTCCCGTCCGGAAATTAAGGATTTGCTGGCGTATCTGCGTGTGCTGACCAATCCGGAAGATGACAGTGCTTTCCTGCGCATCGTGAACACGCCGCGCAGGGGTATCGGACCGGCCACTATCCAGAAACTGGGTGAGTGGGCCAATACGCGGGATAAAAGCTTGTATCAGGCCAGTTTTGACCTCGGACTGGGGCAGACACTTTCCGGTCAGGGGCTGGCGGCGCTGACGAATTTCACCGGCTGGCTGGCGGAGGTGGAAAAATTGGTTGAGCGCGAGCCGCTGATCGCGGTGCGGGATTTACTGCACGGCCTGGATTATCAGAGCTGGCTCTTCGAAACGTCGGCCAGCCCGAAAGCCGCTGAGATGCGGATGAAAAACGTCGATCAGCTGTTCAGCTGGATGGCTGAAATGCTGGAAGGGGATGATCTCAACGAGCCGATGACGCTGGCTCAGGTGGTTACCCGCTTTACGCTGCGCGACATGATGGAGCGCGGCGAGGAAGCAGAGGAGTTGGATCAGGTGCAGCTGATGACGCTGCATGCCTCCAAGGGGCTGGAATTTCCGTATGTTTTCCTGGTGGGCATGGAAGAGGGGATTTTGCCGCATCAGTCCAGTATCGATGAGGATAACGTGGATGAAGAGCGGCGTCTGGCCTATGTGGGGATAACCCGCGCTCAGAAATCCCTCTTTTTTACCCTGTGCCGTGAGCGCCGCCAGTATGGTGAGCTGATCCGCCCCGAACCGAGCCGGTTTCTCTATGAACTGCCGCAGGATGATCTGCACTGGGATGACGGCAAAAAAGTGGTGAAAACCGCCGAAGAGAAACAACAGGCCGGGCTGCGCGGTGTGGCCGGGCTGAAGGCGATGCTGGCTAAGAAAAAGGAAGAAAACGGATGAGGGAATCACTCAGAGCAGAAACGATGATCCGGAATGACTGACGGAAGCCGGATCACGTTGAAAAGGCTCATAAAATTAAAGCCCTGATAGTGTCCGGAAACGGATAATCAGGGCTTATTATTTATCAGCCGAGAGTGGACGGCTTCTGTTCTTCCAGCATCAGTGACCACTGCACATAACTCTGCCACTGAATTTCCTGCTGTAATGCTTCCGCGCGCAGCGGATGCAATTGCTGCCAGCCGACCGGCAGTGTGATAATCAGCCCTTCCGCAGACGCCCGGATGCGCAGTGACGGCAGCGTGTCATCACGGCGGCGGCTGGCAAAAATAATCGCCAGACGCAGCAGACGACACAGGCAACCGGCTTCACGCGGTGTCAGCGCATTTTGCTGATTGAGAGAATGGATATCCAGCGGGCCGCTCTGATTGCGCAACAGCACCGCTAACAGGCGGCGTTGTGCCGGTGTGAAACCGGGTAAATCCAGATTACTGACCAGATAACCGGCATGTTCCGGGCCTTTGCGGAAATCAACACTCAGCCCGATTTCATGGATCAGAGAGGCGCTACTGAGCAGTTCACGGCAGCGGATATCCAGCTGCCAGGCGGTCGCCACCTGCTGAAAAAAGTGATCCGCTAACTGACGGACACGTTTACCCTGGTCGGCATCTATCTGAAAACGCTTCTGAATATTTTTCAGTGTCCGGGTGCGGATGTCCTGCTCTACCGGCAATTCCAGCATGCCGTAGACCAGCCCTTCACGCAGTGCACCCCCGGCGAGTGTCATGCCGTCAATGCCGAGCGTTTCAAAAATCGCGATAAGAATGGCCAGCCCGCTCGGGAATACCAGTGCCCGTTCCAGCGTCAGCCCTTCAATCTCCAGCTCTTCCAGTTTGCCGCACTCAATCGCTTTGCGTTTGAGCTGCTGCAGTTTCGGCAGGGTGATTTGTTCATCCATGCCCTGGGCAATCATGATTTCCTGAAGTGCCTGGACAGTACCTGATGCGCCGACACACACCTGCCAGCCCTGCTCCAGAAGTGCGGGAGCAACCGGGGCGATAATATCGCGGGCAGCCTGTTCGGCACCGGCGAAATTCTCGGTGGTCAGGGAGCGATCGGTAAAATAGCGCTCCAGCCAGGTGACGCAGCCCATCTCCAGGCTGAACAGGGCGGTGGTCCGGGTGCCGCTGCCGGTCACCAGTTCGGTACTGCCGCCGCCGATATCGACCACCAGGCGTTTGTCTGACCCGCCGGTGGTGTGGGCAACGCCCTGATAAATCAGACGTGCTTCTTCCTCACCCCGGATAACTGTGACCGGATGACCGAGGATCTCCGCTGCTGTTTCCAGAAATTCACCGGCATTTCTGGCCAGGCGCAGGGTGGCTGTCGCCACCACGCGGATCTGGGAATCCGGGATATCCTGCAGATGTTCGGAAAACAGACGCAGACACTGCCAGCCGCGGGCCATCGCTGCCGGAGACAGGATATTCTCTTTATCCAGACCGGCCGCCAGACGAACCTTGCGTTTTATCCGTGACAGTACCTGAATACTGCCCGCAATCTCCCGTACCACCAGCATATGAAAGCTGTTGGAACCCAGATCGATGGCAGCATAAAGCGAGGACGATCTCAGCATGGCAGCCTTCAGCGTTTGGTGCGGTTATTGTTATGACGCGGCCCGTTGCTGCTGCGGCGCGGCATATTACGGCGGTTCTGACCACCCCCGGTGCGCGGCGGACGACGGCGGCGCTTCGGCACCGGCAGATCAGTCAGCAGTGCATCGCTGTTGTATTTACTGACCGGAATCGGATGGCCGGTATATTCTTCAATCGCAGGCAGATTCAGTGCGTACTCTTCACAGGCCAGGCTGATGGAGTGACCACTTTCCCCGGCACGCCCGGTACGGCCGATACGGTGAACGTAATCTTCACAGTCATCCGGCAGATCATAGTTAAAGACGTGAGTTACTGACGGGATATGCAGACCACGGGCCGCAACATCCGTTGCCACCAGAATATCCAGATTACCGAGAGTGAAATCCTCGAGAATACGCAGACGTTTTTTCTGCGCCACATCGCCGGTCAGCAGGCCGACACGGTGGCCGTCAGCCGCCAGGTGCGCCCAGATATCTTCACAGCGGTGTTTGGTATTAGCGAAAATAATGCAGCGATCCGGCCACTCTTCTTCCAGAAGTGTCTGGAGAAGGCGCATTTTTTCTTCGTTGGACGGATAGAATAACTCTTCTTTGATCCGGTGACCGGTACGCTGTTCCGGTTCAATTTCAATGTATTCCGGGTTGTTCATCTGCTCAAATGCGAGCTCACGGACGCGGTAGGAAAGTGTCGCGGAGAACAGCAGGTTCATACGCTCGGCACATGGCGGCATATGGCGGAACAGCCAGCGGATATCTTTGATAAAGCCGAGATCGTACATACGGTCAGCTTCATCGAGAACGACAACCTGAATGGCGCTCAGGTCGAGACGGCCCTGTTTGGCGAAGTCGATTAAGCGCCCGGTGGTGCCGATAATCACATCGACGCCTTCATCCAGCACTTTGATTTGTTTGTCGTAGCCGTCACCGCCGTAAGCCAGGCCGGTTTTCAGCCCGGTAAGCTGAGACAGTGGTTCGGCGTCGGAATGGATCTGAACCGCGAGTTCGCGGGTCGGGGCCATAATCAGCGCACGCGGCTGATTGATTTTGCGGCCTTCCGGTGCCGGATGGGTAAGTAAATGATGAAACGTTGACGTCAGAAATGCCAGCGTCTTCCCTGTTCCTGTTTGTGCCTGTCCTGCAACATCCCGGCCGTTGATCGTCAGGGGAAGTGTCAGCGCCTGAATAGGCGTGCAGTTATAAAAGCCCTTAGAATCAAGCGCTTCTACCACTTTAGTATGCAAGGCGAAGTCAGAAAACTTCTTGTCTGTTAAATGTGTTTTGCTCATATTTAGGTAGAATATCAGTTTAATGTTGCGTTACGGAAGTCTATTCGCTGAAATAGGTAAATCCTATCATTAAATAATGGTAGACTAACCGGGTATCGTACAAATTTTGGAGTGGAACAATGAGCGATAAAATTATTCACCTGACTGATTCCGTTTTCGAACAAAGCGTATTAAAAGCAAACGGCCCTGTGCTCGTTGATTTTTGGGCAGCCTGGTGTGGCCCGTGTAAAATGATTGCCCCTATTCTAGACGAAATCGCCGACGAATATGCAGGGAAAATCACTATCGCAAAACTGAACATCGATGATAACCCGCAGACAGCGCCGCAATACGGCATCCGCGGTATCCCGACATTACTGCTGTTCAAAGACGGCGTGGTGAAGGCAACGCAGGTTGGTGCGGTATCCAAAACCCAGCTGAAAACCTTTATCGATAACAATATCTGATAGCCGGTTTCAGCATATGTCGTTAAGATGTCCTGCGGGAACGTGAATTAATCCTTGTTCACCCGCTGGACGTCTTCTCTGAAGCATGATAAGTTAGCGCCAGCTGATCAGGTATCGCTGAAGCTCCTCAGACAGCATAGCATACTGACAACTCTGTAGTGTCTGAAAGTCTGTTATCTCCGGATACATCAAGGTATCCGATATCCCGGTCCCGGTGTCCGGTTATCCCTCGGAGATAAATCTAATTTGCGGGAATGTCACCCAATTTGTTCTCCCAAATAGGATGTGCATCACATCTTGCCCTGTGCCGGGTGTTCACAGTCAGCCTTGCAGACGATTACCTGGAAATGCAAAAATATTCGTATTAACAGTGAAAATCGGTTTTGTAAAAAATTAACCTGGTAACGATAACGTTACCGTATTATTCACGTTCATAATTCGAGATACACCCCGAGTCAAAGAACCCACCATTATGAATCTTACCGAATTAAAGAATACGCCGGTATCAGAGCTGATTACTCTTGGCGAAAATATGGGGCTGGAAAACCTGGCCCGCATGAGAAAACAGGACATCATCTTCTCTATCCTCAAGCAGCACGCGAAGAGCGGCGAGGATATTTTCGGTGACGGTGTGCTGGAAATATTGCAGGACGGCTTTGGTTTCCTCCGCTCTGCTGACAGTTCATACCTCGCAGGTCCTGATGATATCTACGTTTCTCCCAGCCAAATCCGCCGTTTTAACCTCCGTACCGGTGATACCATTTCAGGTAAAATCCGTCCGCCGAAAGAAGGTGAGCGCTATTTTGCCCTGCTGAAAGTTAACGAAGTTAACTTTGACAAACCTGAAAACGCCCGCAGTAAAATCCTGTTTGAAAACTTAACTCCACTGCACGCAAACCGTCGTCTGCGTATGGAGCGCGGTAATGGTTCAACAGAAGATTTAACCGCCCGTGTTCTTGATCTGGCTGCTCCTATCGGCCGTGGTCAGCGTGGTCTGATTGTGGCACCGCCGAAAGCCGGTAAAACCATGCTGCTGCAGAATATCGCGGCCAATATCGCACATAACTACCCTGACTGTGTGCTGATGGTTCTGCTGATTGACGAACGTCCGGAAGAAGTGACCGAGATGCAGCGTCTGGTCAAAGGTGAAGTTATCGCATCCACCTTTGATGAACCAGCTGCGCGTCACGTTCAGGTCGCGGAAATGGTTATCGAGAAAGCCAAACGCCTGGTTGAGCATAAAAAAGATGTCATCATCCTGCTCGACTCCATTACCCGTCTGGCCCGTGCCTATAACACCGTGGTTCCGTCCTCCGGTAAAGTACTGACCGGTGGTGTGGATGCTAACGCCCTGCATCGTCCTAAGCGTTTCTTCGGTGCTGCGCGTAACGTGGAAGAGGGCGGAAGCCTGACTATCATCGCAACGGCGCTGGTTGATACCGGGTCGAAGATGGATGAAGTTATCTACGAAGAGTTTAAAGGTACAGGTAACATGGAATTACACCTGTCCCGTAAGATTGCAGAAAAACGTGTCTTCCCGGCGATTGATTACAACCGTTCCGGTACACGTAAAGAAGAGCTGCTGACCACTCAGGACGAACTGCAGAAAATGTGGATCCTGCGCAAAATTATCCATCCGATGGGTGAGATTGATGCGATGGAGTTCCTGATTAACAAACTCGCGATGACGAAGACCAACGAAGAGTTCTTCGACTTCATGAAACGCTCGTAGCTTTTTGACGACACTTTATAACTAACGCCGCATGCATTGTGGCGTTTTTTTTTTACCGATTATGTCAGAAACCCCTGTGCGGCAAGGCATGGTATGTTTCTTGCATATATTATTTTGCCCGGTAATGGCAGGTTCTGCACGGTGATATCGGCCGGCAGGGATAATAAAAATATCAGAAAGGGTTGTTGTGAATCTCACTATGTTAACTGAACTCCTAATCATATTTGTGTTCGCCACAGCGACGGTCTTTGTTGCCCGTAAGGCTGGCGTCGCTGTCGGTTTGGTGGATAAACCCAATTACCGCAAAAAGCATCAGGGACTGGTCCCGCTGGTCGGCGGAATATCGATTTTTATCAGTGTCTGCTTTGCTTTCCTCATCAGTGATGAGTTTATTGCGCATAAATTTATTTATCTCGGGTGCGCCGGTGCACTGGTGCTGGTCGGGGCGCTCGATGACCGGTTTGACCTCAGTGTGAAACTGCGGGCCGGTGTTCAGGCAGTGGTTGCTATCATTATGATGGTGTTTGCCAACCTGAAAATCGACAGCCTGGGGCATGCATTCGGGCCGTGGGAACTGACACTCGGGCCGTTCAGCTATGTGCTGACACTGTTTGCGGTATGGGGCGCGGTGAATGCGTTCAATATGGTGGATGGTATCGACGGGCTGCTCGGCGGGCTTTCCTGTGTCTCTTTCGGCGCATTGGGGATCCTGTTTGCCCTGAGCGGTAACAGTGGCCTGGCATTCTGGTGCTTTACCTTTATCGCTGCCATTCTGCCGTATATCTGCTTTAACCTCGGACTGTTCGGCCGCCGCTTTAAAGTGTTTATGGGGGATGCGGGCAGTACGCTGATCGGGTTCACCATTATCTGGCTGCTGACATCGGCCTCACAGGGCGGGGAGCCGCATGCAATTAATGCAGTGACCGCACTGTGGATTATCGCCATTCCGCTGATGGATATGGTGGCGATTATGTACCGCCGTCTGCGCAAAGGGATGAGCCCGTTTTCACCGGATCGCCAGCATATTCATCATCTGATTATGCGTTCCGGGTTTACGTCCCGTGAATCCTTTGTGGTGATAACCCTTGCTGCGGCAGTATTAGCGGCCATTGGTATTGCCGGACAGGTCCTCAGCTTTGTCCCTGAGTGGGTGATGCTGGCACTGTTCTTGCTTGCTTTCATTATGTACGGCTACTGCATAAAACGCGCCTGGAAAGTTGCCCGTTTTATCAAACGCCACAGACGCCGCGTGCGTCGCAAATCGGTCACACACTAAATTTTTAACCACAGAGGCACATGTTGATATGCGTTCAGAAAATACTCCGGACCCGCAACAAACGCAGTATGACCAGGAATTAGATATCCGCGCGTTATTTATGTCGTTATGGCGCGGAAAATTATGGATAGCCGGGATGGCGGTTGTGTTTGCGCTGGTTGCATTGGGTGCCAGTTATTTTATGCAGCAGAAGTGGAATTCCACGGCGATCACTGATTATCCGACCGTTAATAATTTAGGCGGATATTATTCCCAGCAGCAATTTATGCGTAATCTGGACACGCATCTGAATGCCGCTCAGGAATCTTCAGCACTGCTGCCGATCCCGAATGAGGCCTACCAGGAATTTATTACCCAGGCGGCATCTTATGATACCCGCCGTGATTTCTGGTTACAGACGGATTACTACAAGTCCCGCATGGAAAATGATGCCAAAGCAGATGCGGCACTGCTGGACGAAATGATCAATAACATCACGCTGACCCCGCGTGATGATACGAAGAAACTGGTGAATGACACGCTGACGCTGACAGCGGAATCTGCAGCGGACTCCGCGAAACTGCTGAGTCAGTATGTGGATTTTGCCAACGCGCGTGCGGCTCAGAATCTTAACGATGAGCTGAAAGGGGCGTGGGCAACGCGGTCACAGTCACTGAAAGCACTGGTCAAACGCCAGAAGATGGTGGCGGAATCACTGTATCAGCGTGAAACCGGACAGCTGAAAAATGCTATCGCGGCTGCACAGAAACAGGGGATCAGCCGCAGCCGGACAGATGTGCCTGCGGAAGAACTGCCGTCCTCCCAGCTGTTCCTGTTAGGTACGCCGATGTTACAGGCGCGTCTGGAGACACTGGAAGCCGCCGGACCGGAGTTTGACAAAGATTACGAGCAGAACATTGCCATGCTGTCGACGCTGAATGTCGGTCCCGCGCTGGAAGATAACTTCCGTGCCTACCGCTATCTGCGGACACCGGATGAGCCG is a genomic window containing:
- the ilvC gene encoding ketol-acid reductoisomerase — translated: MANYFNTLNLRQQLAQLGKCRFMAREEFADEAGYLKGKKVVIVGCGAQGLNQGLNMRDSGLDIAYALRQEAIDEKRTSWRRATENGFTVGTYEELIPQADLVVNLTPDKQHSAVVKAVQPLMKSGAALGYSHGFNIVEVGETIRPDITVVMVAPKCPGTEVREEYKRGFGVPTLIAVHPENDAKGEGLAIAKAWAAATGGHRAGVLESSFVAEVKSDLMGEQTILCGMLQAGSLLCYDKMVADGADPAYAGKLIQYGWETITEALKQGGITLMMDRLSNPAKVRAYQLSETLKAQMKTLFEKHMDDIISGHFSSTMMADWANDDKNLLTWREETGKTAFENYPDSEQKISEQEYFDHGVVMVAMVKAGVELAFETMIDAGIIAESAYYESLHELPLIANTIARKRLYEMNVVISDTAEYGNYLFSFAAVPLLKDFMASLQPGDLGKSGADHGTDNAQLRDINEAIRQHPIETVGKTLRGYMTDMKRIAVGG
- the rep gene encoding DNA helicase Rep, translating into MKLNPGQQQAVEYVQGPCLVLAGAGSGKTRVITNKIAHLIRNTGYQPRQIAAVTFTNKAAREMKERVAQTLGRKEAKGLMISTFHTLGLEIIKREYKALGMKSNFSLFDDQDQLALLKELTFDHLEEDKELLQQLVSQISNWKNALLTPEQAKGLARSEREHTFAECYRRYELHLNSCNVLDFDDLITKPTLLFARDEQARERWQQRIRYLLVDEYQDTNTSQYQLVKLLVGKRAYFTVVGDDDQSIYSWRGAQPKNLVQLSKDFPELRVIKLEQNYRSSGCILNAANILIANNPHVFEKQLFSNLGYGDPMKVITANNEDHEAERVVGELIAHHFINKTDYKDYAILYRGNHQSRIFEKMLMQNRIPYRISGGTSFFSRPEIKDLLAYLRVLTNPEDDSAFLRIVNTPRRGIGPATIQKLGEWANTRDKSLYQASFDLGLGQTLSGQGLAALTNFTGWLAEVEKLVEREPLIAVRDLLHGLDYQSWLFETSASPKAAEMRMKNVDQLFSWMAEMLEGDDLNEPMTLAQVVTRFTLRDMMERGEEAEELDQVQLMTLHASKGLEFPYVFLVGMEEGILPHQSSIDEDNVDEERRLAYVGITRAQKSLFFTLCRERRQYGELIRPEPSRFLYELPQDDLHWDDGKKVVKTAEEKQQAGLRGVAGLKAMLAKKKEENG
- the gppA gene encoding guanosine-5'-triphosphate,3'-diphosphate diphosphatase, encoding MLRSSSLYAAIDLGSNSFHMLVVREIAGSIQVLSRIKRKVRLAAGLDKENILSPAAMARGWQCLRLFSEHLQDIPDSQIRVVATATLRLARNAGEFLETAAEILGHPVTVIRGEEEARLIYQGVAHTTGGSDKRLVVDIGGGSTELVTGSGTRTTALFSLEMGCVTWLERYFTDRSLTTENFAGAEQAARDIIAPVAPALLEQGWQVCVGASGTVQALQEIMIAQGMDEQITLPKLQQLKRKAIECGKLEELEIEGLTLERALVFPSGLAILIAIFETLGIDGMTLAGGALREGLVYGMLELPVEQDIRTRTLKNIQKRFQIDADQGKRVRQLADHFFQQVATAWQLDIRCRELLSSASLIHEIGLSVDFRKGPEHAGYLVSNLDLPGFTPAQRRLLAVLLRNQSGPLDIHSLNQQNALTPREAGCLCRLLRLAIIFASRRRDDTLPSLRIRASAEGLIITLPVGWQQLHPLRAEALQQEIQWQSYVQWSLMLEEQKPSTLG
- the rhlB gene encoding ATP-dependent RNA helicase RhlB; translation: MSKTHLTDKKFSDFALHTKVVEALDSKGFYNCTPIQALTLPLTINGRDVAGQAQTGTGKTLAFLTSTFHHLLTHPAPEGRKINQPRALIMAPTRELAVQIHSDAEPLSQLTGLKTGLAYGGDGYDKQIKVLDEGVDVIIGTTGRLIDFAKQGRLDLSAIQVVVLDEADRMYDLGFIKDIRWLFRHMPPCAERMNLLFSATLSYRVRELAFEQMNNPEYIEIEPEQRTGHRIKEELFYPSNEEKMRLLQTLLEEEWPDRCIIFANTKHRCEDIWAHLAADGHRVGLLTGDVAQKKRLRILEDFTLGNLDILVATDVAARGLHIPSVTHVFNYDLPDDCEDYVHRIGRTGRAGESGHSISLACEEYALNLPAIEEYTGHPIPVSKYNSDALLTDLPVPKRRRRPPRTGGGQNRRNMPRRSSNGPRHNNNRTKR
- the trxA gene encoding thioredoxin TrxA translates to MSDKIIHLTDSVFEQSVLKANGPVLVDFWAAWCGPCKMIAPILDEIADEYAGKITIAKLNIDDNPQTAPQYGIRGIPTLLLFKDGVVKATQVGAVSKTQLKTFIDNNI
- the rho gene encoding transcription termination factor Rho; the encoded protein is MNLTELKNTPVSELITLGENMGLENLARMRKQDIIFSILKQHAKSGEDIFGDGVLEILQDGFGFLRSADSSYLAGPDDIYVSPSQIRRFNLRTGDTISGKIRPPKEGERYFALLKVNEVNFDKPENARSKILFENLTPLHANRRLRMERGNGSTEDLTARVLDLAAPIGRGQRGLIVAPPKAGKTMLLQNIAANIAHNYPDCVLMVLLIDERPEEVTEMQRLVKGEVIASTFDEPAARHVQVAEMVIEKAKRLVEHKKDVIILLDSITRLARAYNTVVPSSGKVLTGGVDANALHRPKRFFGAARNVEEGGSLTIIATALVDTGSKMDEVIYEEFKGTGNMELHLSRKIAEKRVFPAIDYNRSGTRKEELLTTQDELQKMWILRKIIHPMGEIDAMEFLINKLAMTKTNEEFFDFMKRS
- the wecA gene encoding UDP-N-acetylglucosamine--undecaprenyl-phosphate N-acetylglucosaminephosphotransferase, whose translation is MLTELLIIFVFATATVFVARKAGVAVGLVDKPNYRKKHQGLVPLVGGISIFISVCFAFLISDEFIAHKFIYLGCAGALVLVGALDDRFDLSVKLRAGVQAVVAIIMMVFANLKIDSLGHAFGPWELTLGPFSYVLTLFAVWGAVNAFNMVDGIDGLLGGLSCVSFGALGILFALSGNSGLAFWCFTFIAAILPYICFNLGLFGRRFKVFMGDAGSTLIGFTIIWLLTSASQGGEPHAINAVTALWIIAIPLMDMVAIMYRRLRKGMSPFSPDRQHIHHLIMRSGFTSRESFVVITLAAAVLAAIGIAGQVLSFVPEWVMLALFLLAFIMYGYCIKRAWKVARFIKRHRRRVRRKSVTH
- the wzzE gene encoding ECA polysaccharide chain length modulation protein — encoded protein: MRSENTPDPQQTQYDQELDIRALFMSLWRGKLWIAGMAVVFALVALGASYFMQQKWNSTAITDYPTVNNLGGYYSQQQFMRNLDTHLNAAQESSALLPIPNEAYQEFITQAASYDTRRDFWLQTDYYKSRMENDAKADAALLDEMINNITLTPRDDTKKLVNDTLTLTAESAADSAKLLSQYVDFANARAAQNLNDELKGAWATRSQSLKALVKRQKMVAESLYQRETGQLKNAIAAAQKQGISRSRTDVPAEELPSSQLFLLGTPMLQARLETLEAAGPEFDKDYEQNIAMLSTLNVGPALEDNFRAYRYLRTPDEPVKRDSPRRAFMMIMWGFIGALTGAGVALVRRRP